The Streptobacillus ratti genome includes a window with the following:
- a CDS encoding tRNA-dihydrouridine synthase, which produces MELLEKYVLGNLELKNRVVMPPMDVYEAEDGYVNEFHLAHYGARAIGNVGLIIQEVTSVRKDGRISEQDLGIWSDNHVEGLKKLVDTVHKLGSKIGIQIGDAGRKGLVKNGDILSSSDIPFSDYFNKPRKMEKEDILSLINDFKLSAKRAQLAGYDYLELHSAHGYLINQFLSSFSNNREDEYGGSLKNRAKLLGEILDEVRKEFKGVIGVRVSAYEWAEGGYSPEDLAEVLIDFKKNIDIIHVSSGGTVNEGILSFYPGYQLNFAKTIKQIVDLPVIAVGQIDSFDLAEFAIRDLGIDLIAVGRALLRNPNWIIDEAFKNNINISSRKSIKRAYYRDRFVEKNLKK; this is translated from the coding sequence ATGGAATTATTAGAAAAATATGTTTTAGGCAATTTAGAATTGAAAAATAGGGTAGTAATGCCACCCATGGATGTTTATGAAGCAGAAGATGGATATGTAAATGAATTTCATTTAGCTCATTATGGTGCAAGAGCCATAGGAAATGTAGGGTTAATTATACAAGAAGTTACATCTGTTAGAAAAGACGGTAGAATTAGCGAACAAGATCTTGGTATATGGTCTGATAATCATGTTGAGGGGTTGAAAAAATTAGTAGATACTGTACATAAATTAGGGAGTAAAATAGGTATTCAGATAGGAGATGCCGGTAGAAAAGGTCTAGTTAAAAATGGAGATATATTATCAAGTTCAGATATTCCTTTTAGTGATTACTTTAATAAACCTAGAAAAATGGAAAAAGAAGATATATTATCTTTGATAAATGATTTTAAATTATCTGCAAAAAGAGCTCAGCTGGCAGGTTATGATTATTTAGAATTACATTCTGCACATGGATATTTAATTAATCAATTTCTTTCAAGTTTTTCTAATAATAGAGAAGATGAATATGGGGGTAGTTTAAAAAATAGGGCAAAACTTTTAGGGGAAATACTTGATGAAGTTAGAAAAGAATTTAAGGGTGTAATAGGTGTTAGAGTTTCTGCTTATGAATGGGCAGAGGGAGGATATAGCCCTGAAGATTTAGCAGAGGTATTAATAGATTTCAAAAAAAATATTGATATCATACATGTAAGTAGTGGTGGAACTGTAAATGAGGGAATACTTTCATTTTATCCAGGATATCAATTAAATTTTGCAAAAACAATTAAACAAATAGTTGATCTTCCTGTTATTGCAGTTGGACAAATAGATAGTTTTGATTTAGCTGAATTTGCAATTAGAGATTTAGGAATAGACTTAATTGCTGTAGGTAGAGCCTTACTTAGAAACCCTAACTGGATAATTGATGAGGCATTTAAGAATAATATTAATATTTCTTCAAGAAAATCAATAAAAAGAGCTTATTACAGAGATAGATTTGTTGAAAAAAATTTAAAAAAATAG